TGATTGCGTCCGGGGGCGCACGTATGTAACGCCACTCCGGCCCGAGAGAGGCTGGCTCCAATTCCCCGCAACCGAAAGGGTCTGATCATGGGCTATCGCGTCGCCGTCGTGGGCGCCACGGGCAATGTGGGCCACGAGATGCTGAACATCCTGGACGAGCGGATGTTCCCTGCCGACGAGGTCGCCGCTGTCGCCAGCCGCAAGTCGAAGGGCAAGGCGGTGTCCTTCGGCGACCGCACCCTGAAGACCCACGCGCTGGAAGAGTTCGATTTCGCCGGCTACGACATGGCGCTGTTCTCGGCCGGCGGCGACATAGCCCGGGAATGGGCGCCGAAGGCCGCGGCCAAGGGCTGCGTCGTCATCGACAACAGTTCCGCCTTCCGCATGGACCCCGATGTCCCGCTGGTGGTGCCGGAGGTCAATGCCGACGCCCTGGCCGGGTACACGAAGAAGAACATCATCGCCAATCCGAACTGCTCGACGGCGCAGCTCGTGGTCGCGCTGAAGCCCATTCACGACCGGGCGCGCATCCGCCGCGTCGTCGTCTCCACCTATCAGTCGACTTCCGGCGCGGGCAAGGCGGCGATGGACGAGCTGTTCAACCAGACCAAGGGCATCTACGTGAACCAGTCGCCCGAGCCGGCGGAGTTCACCAGGCAAATCGCCTTCAACGTCATTCCCCATATCGACATCTTCCTGGAGGACGGCTCGACCAGGGAGGAATGGAAGATGACGGTCGAGACCAAGAAGATCCTCGACCCCAAGATCCGGCTGACGGCGACCTGCGTCCGGGTGCCCACCTTCGTCGGCCATGCCGAGGCGATCAACCTGGAACTGGAAGAGCCGCTTTCGGCCGACGAGTGCCGCGAACTGCTGCGCGAGGCGCCGGGCTGCATGGTGGTCGACAGGCCCGAGGACGACCAGTACATCACGCCGGTCGACTGTGTCGGCGACTACGCGACCTTCATCAGCCGCATCCGCGACGACGGGACGATCGAGAATGGTCTGAACCTGTGGGTGGTCTCCGACAACCTGCGCAAGGGCGCGGCGCTGAACACCGTGCAGATCGCCGAGACCCTGGGCAGCCGCTTCCTGCGCAAGGCCGCCTGAGCCTCCGGGGGGCCGCAGACCAACGGAAAAGGCCGCGGCGTTGATACGCCGCGGCCTTCGTCTCCCGGTTTCCGGCAGACTTACTGGCCGGCGGGATCGTCGACCGCCTCGCCGGTCTCCTCGGCCGCCTCGTCCATGGCCTCGCCGGTTTCTTCGGCAGCCTGATCGATGGCGTCGCCGGTGTCTTCGGCGGCTTCGCCGAGCGCGTCGCCGCTCTCCTCGGCCGCCTCATCCAGAGCCTGACCGCTCTCCTGGATATCGGTGTCGACGGCCACGTCGTCGCCATCGCCGGTGTACATGATCACGGCGAAGATCGCGACGACCGCGATGACAGCGACCGCCAGGACCGCAGCGATGCCGCCGCCCTTGCCGTGCTTCGCGCCGCGGCGTTCGGCGGGATCGGTTGTTTCGTTATCGTGTTTGTCAGCCATTGCGGATTCTCCGTTCTTGTTGTCTTTCGTCGGCTGTCGGGATCATT
The nucleotide sequence above comes from Minwuia thermotolerans. Encoded proteins:
- a CDS encoding aspartate-semialdehyde dehydrogenase encodes the protein MGYRVAVVGATGNVGHEMLNILDERMFPADEVAAVASRKSKGKAVSFGDRTLKTHALEEFDFAGYDMALFSAGGDIAREWAPKAAAKGCVVIDNSSAFRMDPDVPLVVPEVNADALAGYTKKNIIANPNCSTAQLVVALKPIHDRARIRRVVVSTYQSTSGAGKAAMDELFNQTKGIYVNQSPEPAEFTRQIAFNVIPHIDIFLEDGSTREEWKMTVETKKILDPKIRLTATCVRVPTFVGHAEAINLELEEPLSADECRELLREAPGCMVVDRPEDDQYITPVDCVGDYATFISRIRDDGTIENGLNLWVVSDNLRKGAALNTVQIAETLGSRFLRKAA